The following DNA comes from Cedecea neteri.
GAACATGAAAGCCGCCACGCGCGGTTAATCAAAATGTAAGGGTACTCCAGAAGTATCCGAAAATATCAGGCATAGCGGTTTTGAAAGAGTATTGATTATTCTTTCTTTCAACACGATAGCCGCTGTGCCTGCGCTTTCCTTCAGACACATTCCTTCGTTCCTGCCCTCTTTTAGCGCCAGGCAGCAAAAATCGCATGCATTGCGCCTTTACTCTTTGTATTTTATCGCCGCTGGGAAATGAGAGTCGCAGGAAGACGACCCTAAAGCGGTCAAACCCCTTCTGTCGGGTTTGCACTCACACCAAAAAATTTGGAGCGGAAAGCACGTTCTAACGCTGGTTGCCATCAGCGATAAGAATAAAAACATTTTGCTATGCATACACAGGATCACACACCGTGTCTGACACCACTCTTTTCAAACACATTTCCAGAGTCACAACCTGTTTTGCTTTCGTATTACTCTCTTTAACGCTCGGTTTGCCGCAGGCATTTGCCCAGACGCTCCCCCGCATCGTCATTCCCATTCATGCCAAACTGATGGCTAACGATGGCCTGCGTTATAGCGTGACGCTGACCATTGGTGGCAAACCCGTTGAAACGATGCTCGATACCGGTTCGGTCGGCCTTCGCGTGATGCCGGGCGTGCTTAACGCCGACAATGTAGAGCGGCTCAACAAACCTGAACACGTGCAATATGCCAGCGGCGTGCAGCTTGATGGCGAACTTGTCAGAACGCAAGTTGGACTCGGCGGCATCACGATGTCGACCGTTGTTCAACAGGTTGAATCCGCCACCTGCAATGTTATTCGCCCGCATTGCATTGCCTCCAAAGCGCCGATTGAGCAATTTCGTATGGGCGGCGATCCCGTGAGCGCTGGCTACAAAGCTATTCTGGGGATCGGCATGACCCGCAACAATGCACCTAATCCCCTGTTAGCAATGGGTGAGCGATGGATAGTGATTCTCCCTCGCCCGCACGACAGCGAGCCCGGTAAGCTGATTATTAATCCGCTGAATGCCGAAATCAGTGGGTTTAGAAAAATCGCATTATCGGCGCAGCCGCCAAAAAACGGGGATACACATCAGTACTGGAAAGATAGCGAGATTGACGGTTGCCTGGAACGACTTGATACCGGAGAAAAAGTCTGCGGGAAAAACATCATAGATAGCGGCTCCGAGGGCTTTATTTACTTCAGCGCCGATCCACAGGCGCAGGACAAATGGCCAGACGGTACTCCGGTTCACTACACGCTTACGCTGGCAGATGGCAAACAATTTGGGCAACGCTTCAAGGTCGCTAGCGATGGCGGACGCTATATCCATCACATCGTTAATCTGACCAAACACAGCCTGAACACCATTAACGGCGGGATTATCACCTATTTTGATAACTATGTTTTATACGATCAAACTGCCGGTACGATTGGATTAAAGGCACGGCATTGATATCGGGGTGATAGCCATTAATCACTTACGGGAGAGATAAACCTGACCGAGATGGCCAACTGACGGCCAGCTCGGTCACAGCCTTTAGAAGCGGTAACCCGCGGAGAACATAAACACCCACGGATCGATGCGCGTCTTGATGCTCTGCTGCTCTTCCCCGGCTTTAAATTTCACCGTGGTGTCGATGTCCATATACCAGACGGACATGTTCAGCAGCCAGTTTTCGTTCACCAGATAATCCAGCCCGACCTGACCCGCCGCACCCCAGGAATCTTTCACTTTAAGATCGCTCAGGCCCGCGCTTTTGCCGGTGTCATTGAAACTTGCGTCAAAGAAGGTGGTGTAGTTCACCCCGACGCCCACGTAAGGCCGTACTTTGCTGCCTGCATCGCCAAAGTACCACTGCGCCATCAGCGTGGGTGGCAGCTGGTGCACGGTGGCCAGGTCACCGGTTGGCCCAAGCCCTACCTTATGACGGAACGGCGTTGCCGCCAGCAGCTCAATCCCGATGTTATCGGTGACCATATAGTCGAAGGTCAGCCCCAGTTGGGTATTGTTATCAACTTTAAAGCTGCCCATGTTGAGCACGTCATCCGAACCCGCGGTGGGTCGCACCGTCGCGGTACCCGCGCGCATAAAGAATTCCCCCGCCTGATGCGCCGACGCCGCACCGGACAAACATCCCATCGCCAGTAATGCCAGTGTGAGTTTTTTCATAGCCCTTCCCTTGTTATGGTTTTTAACAGCGGGCTGAATATACTTAGAAAGAAGTACAAAGTGATCTAACACCGATCACACTTTATCCACTAATTTAACATTCAATGATCTGGATTAATTTTTGGTTGCGCAGTGAAAAACAACAAACCGAAACCAGATCAACTTTGTGAATAATCACATCCTGAAAATTCTTCCCCCTCCACCTCTTGCAAAACGTCCTGCCCTGGCTAATTTGGATATTCCTCTCAACCGTTGGAACGTGAAATCAGAAGTTGCAGGTGCAAGATGAGCGATAACCCTTGTATGACTTGTGGTGCCTGTTGTGCTTACTTTCGTGTCTCTTTCTACTGGGCTGAAGCCGACGATGCTGGCGGCCTGGTCCCTTCACACTTAACCGAACCTGTTACCCCTTTCCTGCGCTGCATGAGCGGCACCAACCAG
Coding sequences within:
- the ompW gene encoding outer membrane protein OmpW, producing MKKLTLALLAMGCLSGAASAHQAGEFFMRAGTATVRPTAGSDDVLNMGSFKVDNNTQLGLTFDYMVTDNIGIELLAATPFRHKVGLGPTGDLATVHQLPPTLMAQWYFGDAGSKVRPYVGVGVNYTTFFDASFNDTGKSAGLSDLKVKDSWGAAGQVGLDYLVNENWLLNMSVWYMDIDTTVKFKAGEEQQSIKTRIDPWVFMFSAGYRF